CTTCCCCTATTTTATGGGAAACTCCTGTATAATAAAGGATACGCTCTGTTGTTGTTGTTTTACCAGCATCAATATGAGCAGCAATACCTATATTTCTTGTATATTTTAAATCTCTTGCCATGTCGTATTAAAATCTAAAGTGAGAGAATGCTTTATTAGCTTCTGCCATTTTGTGAGTATCAACTCTTTTCTTAACCGCTGCTCCTTCTTCTTTAGCTGCTGCTAAAATTTCTGAAGCTAAACGTTGTGCCATAGATTTTTCGTTTCTTTTACGAGAATAGCTAATTAGCCATTTCATTGCTGTTGAAACTTTACGGTCAGGACGAATTTGCATTGGAATTTGGAATGTTGCACCACCAACACGACGACTACGTACTTCTACGTGAGGCATAACGTTAGACAAAGCATCTTTCCAAGTTTCTAAAGCTGTTTTTTCTTCGTTTGTTTTTTTCGACTCTACAATGTCAATCGCATCGTAAAATACTTTAAAAGCCACAGACTTCTTTCCATCCCACATCATCATATTAACAAAACGAGTCACTAACTGGTCGTTAAAACGTGGATCTGGTAAAAGCGGTCTCTTTTTTGCTGCTCTTTTTCTCATGTCTTCTTCTTAAAAGTTTTAATTACTTTTTCTTACCTTTTGCTGGAGCTGCAGCTACTTGTCCTGGTTTTGGACGTTTAGCTCCATACTTAGATCTACGTTGTGTTCTCCCTGCAACACCTGCTGTGTCTAGGGCACCACGAACGATGTGATATCTAACTCCTGGTAAATCTTTTACTCTTCCACCTCTAACCAATACTATCGAGTGCTCTTGTAGATTGTGACCTTCACCTGGGATGTACGCATTTACCTCATTACCATTTGTTAACCTTACCCTTGCTACTTTACGCATTGCTGAGTTAGGTTTTTTAGGTGTTGTTGTGTAAACACGCGTACAAACCCCACGTCTTTGTGGACACGAATCTAAAGCAGCCGATTTACTCTTCTTGGTTATTTTGGCTCTTCCTATTCGTACTAATTGTGAAATTGTTGGCATATATATTATATATAAATTTAATAATCCTCTTTTAAGAGGGCTGCAAAGGTAGAAATTAAAATGTAAAATTCAAATCCTAATTCATTAATTTTCATATCATTTATAATATTTTTTTATTAGTTATATTATTAGTGTCAATTTTCCGTTAGATTTACATGATAAAACAGTCATTAAGCCGTGCGTAAAACATCCCTTTTATACCTTATTGTATATCTACTATGTTCTTCAGTACTGTTTTGCCAAAACTTGCAACTTAAGATTGAGGGAAGCACTGTGGCTGAAACTGCTACTATCGACTCTTTGAATTATACTAAAAACCATGAAAATTATTTATCTATTAAAAGAGAAGTAGATTCGCTTCAAAAAACCCTATATAGAATTGGTTACATTGAAAATGAATTGAAACATATTAATAGGCTTAATGACTCTGTTTTTTCTACCGAAATTCATCTGAAAAAAAAGTATAGCAGCATCTCTATATACTATGATAAATCGCTTATTTCCCAAAAACTATTAAATACTCTATCAAAAAAAGTATTTGATCATTATTTCACCATACCTGTTGGCGAACTTGAAAACACGTTAAATTTTATAAACTCAAAGATATCTGAAAAAGGATTTCCATTTTCAAAATTGTATTTATCAAATATTGAAGTAGCTAGCAAGTCTAGTTTAAAAGCGAACTTGATTGTAGAATCAACACATCAAAAACGAGTAATAAGTGACATTATAATAAAAGGATATGATAAATTTCCGCGTTCGTATCTAAAACACTACCTAAAAATCAAACCCAATCAAACATTTAGTCTCAATGTTATAAAAGCAAAAACCGAGCAATTAAATAATTTAAAGTTTGCAAGCGAAATAAAATCGCCTGAAGTTTTATTTTCGAAAGATTCTACAACTTTATATTTATATCTTCAAAAAACAAAGAGCAATTCATTTGACGGCTTTTTAGGTTTTGGCACGAATGAAGACACCAATAAATTGCAATTTGATGGTTATTTAAATCTAAACTTAACTAATAATTTAAATTACGGTGAATCGTTTAGGCTTCTTTACAAAAGTGATGAGAACGACCAAAAGACTTTCGAAACTAATTTATCGCTCCCCTATTTGTTTAAATCGCCTATTGGATTAGATTTTACATTACGTATTTTTAAAAGAGATTCATCATTTTCTACGGTAAATCAGAACGCCAAAATACATTATCAAATAAACGCTAAGCATAAAGTTTATTCGGGAATTTCATCTACACAATCCAGTAATTTATTAAATCAAGTGTCCTCGTCGGCTATATTTGATTACCAAACAACTTACTACACCTTTGCTTATCAGTTTTTAAAGAACCAAAGTTTCAATCTGCTGTTCCCTATTAATTCACAACTATACTTTGAAAGTAACTTTGGAAAAAGAAACCAATCAAACCAACAAGAAAAACAATCCTTATTAAATATTGATGCTTTTAAAATTTTTAATCTAGATATTAAAAACAGTATCTATTTAAGAGTAAATGGTGCGACGCTTAACTCCAAAACTTATTTCGAAAATGAACTTATCCGCTTTGGTGGCATCAATTCCATAAGAGGTTTTGAAGAAAACAGTATCTACGCAACATTATTGGGAGTCACAAACACTGAATACCGATTTCAACTTAACAACTCTATCTACATCCATACCATTACCGATATAGCCTACTTTGAAAATAAAATTTCTAGCACCGAAGAAAAACTATTAGGGATAGGTTTTGGCTTTGGCATTTTAACTAAAACCGGTCTACTAAAGTTCAACTACGCCAATGGGAAAACTGAAGATACGTCATTTAAACTTTCAAATTCCAAAATACATCTTAGTTTGACAGCTAATT
This genomic window from Mariniflexile sp. TRM1-10 contains:
- the rpsG gene encoding 30S ribosomal protein S7; amino-acid sequence: MRKRAAKKRPLLPDPRFNDQLVTRFVNMMMWDGKKSVAFKVFYDAIDIVESKKTNEEKTALETWKDALSNVMPHVEVRSRRVGGATFQIPMQIRPDRKVSTAMKWLISYSRKRNEKSMAQRLASEILAAAKEEGAAVKKRVDTHKMAEANKAFSHFRF
- the rpsL gene encoding 30S ribosomal protein S12; translation: MPTISQLVRIGRAKITKKSKSAALDSCPQRRGVCTRVYTTTPKKPNSAMRKVARVRLTNGNEVNAYIPGEGHNLQEHSIVLVRGGRVKDLPGVRYHIVRGALDTAGVAGRTQRRSKYGAKRPKPGQVAAAPAKGKKK
- a CDS encoding POTRA domain-containing protein — translated: MQLKIEGSTVAETATIDSLNYTKNHENYLSIKREVDSLQKTLYRIGYIENELKHINRLNDSVFSTEIHLKKKYSSISIYYDKSLISQKLLNTLSKKVFDHYFTIPVGELENTLNFINSKISEKGFPFSKLYLSNIEVASKSSLKANLIVESTHQKRVISDIIIKGYDKFPRSYLKHYLKIKPNQTFSLNVIKAKTEQLNNLKFASEIKSPEVLFSKDSTTLYLYLQKTKSNSFDGFLGFGTNEDTNKLQFDGYLNLNLTNNLNYGESFRLLYKSDENDQKTFETNLSLPYLFKSPIGLDFTLRIFKRDSSFSTVNQNAKIHYQINAKHKVYSGISSTQSSNLLNQVSSSAIFDYQTTYYTFAYQFLKNQSFNLLFPINSQLYFESNFGKRNQSNQQEKQSLLNIDAFKIFNLDIKNSIYLRVNGATLNSKTYFENELIRFGGINSIRGFEENSIYATLLGVTNTEYRFQLNNSIYIHTITDIAYFENKISSTEEKLLGIGFGFGILTKTGLLKFNYANGKTEDTSFKLSNSKIHLSLTANF